One genomic window of Vibrio ziniensis includes the following:
- a CDS encoding L-rhamnose isomerase produces the protein MSKEQIIAAYEQAKSVFKKYGVDADKALEQLNQTPISMHCWQGDDVRGFESPETTLSGGIQATGNYPGAAKTPAQLRADMEKAFSLIPGKKRVNLHAIYIDADEFVERDQIKPEHFARWVEWAKEKNLGLDFNPTLFSHPKANDGLTLSHPNEEIRQFWIEHVKASRKISEYFGRELGTTSFMNIWIPDGMKDQPVDRLSPRARLADSLDKALAEKIDPAFHKDAVESKVFGIGVEAYTVGSNEFYLAYAATRGTALCLDAGHFHPTEVISDKISACSLYVNDLQLHVTRPVRWDSDHVVSFDDETQAIMREIVRNKLLDRVAIGLDFFDASINRIAAWVIGTRNAQKALLKALLEPVDQLKAAEQAFDYTTRLGLIEEAHSLPWAAVWDYHCLQNEVPVGFDWINDVKDYEATILATR, from the coding sequence ATGAGCAAAGAGCAAATCATTGCAGCTTACGAGCAAGCAAAGTCAGTTTTCAAAAAATACGGTGTAGATGCAGATAAAGCACTCGAGCAGCTAAACCAAACGCCTATTTCTATGCACTGCTGGCAAGGTGATGATGTGCGTGGGTTTGAATCGCCAGAGACCACGCTAAGTGGCGGCATCCAAGCAACGGGTAACTACCCTGGTGCGGCAAAAACGCCAGCACAACTGCGTGCCGATATGGAAAAAGCCTTCTCACTGATCCCAGGTAAGAAACGCGTAAACCTACATGCGATTTACATTGATGCTGATGAATTCGTAGAACGTGACCAAATCAAACCTGAGCACTTTGCTCGTTGGGTTGAATGGGCAAAAGAGAAAAACCTTGGTTTAGATTTTAACCCTACGTTGTTTTCACACCCGAAAGCCAATGATGGCTTGACGCTTTCTCATCCAAATGAAGAGATCCGTCAGTTCTGGATTGAGCACGTAAAAGCAAGCCGTAAGATTTCTGAATACTTCGGTCGTGAGCTTGGTACAACATCATTTATGAACATCTGGATCCCAGATGGTATGAAAGACCAACCAGTAGACCGCCTATCTCCACGTGCTCGCCTAGCCGACTCTCTTGATAAAGCATTGGCTGAGAAAATCGATCCTGCATTCCACAAAGATGCGGTTGAAAGCAAAGTATTCGGTATCGGTGTAGAAGCTTACACAGTGGGTAGCAACGAGTTTTACCTAGCCTACGCAGCCACTCGTGGTACGGCACTATGTCTGGATGCAGGTCACTTCCACCCAACAGAAGTAATCAGTGACAAGATCAGTGCATGTTCACTATACGTGAACGACCTGCAACTACACGTTACTCGCCCAGTTCGTTGGGACTCAGACCATGTAGTGTCTTTCGATGATGAAACTCAAGCCATTATGCGTGAAATCGTGCGTAACAAGCTTCTTGATCGCGTAGCGATTGGTCTGGACTTCTTCGATGCCTCTATCAACCGCATTGCGGCATGGGTTATCGGTACTCGTAATGCACAAAAAGCACTGCTGAAAGCCCTACTAGAACCTGTTGACCAATTAAAAGCAGCCGAGCAAGCGTTCGACTACACCACACGCCTAGGTCTGATTGAGGAAGCTCACTCTCTACCTTGGGCAGCGGTTTGGGATTACCACTGCTTACAAAACGAAGTACCTGTTGGCTTTGATTGGATCAATGACGTCAAAGACTACGAAGCCACCATTTTGGCTACTCGTTAA
- the rhaD gene encoding rhamnulose-1-phosphate aldolase: MIQLNDAVMCEIEKVSEVSQYLWQREWAERNGGNISVDVTDLFDEIPSVDAPVKALPLQLPMESAGRIYYVKGTGQRIRELRDPQYAGCVLQINAAANGYQILWGGKASADFAPTSEFISHIKILVEKRKAGSDHRSVVHTHPLELIALSHHPDISKSSELFTHTCWKMLPEVRAFVPRGIGMIPYCLPSSEELADGTTAALLVNDVAIWEKHGATASGADVLQAFDYIDVANKGAKLYLMCTAAGYEPEGVTKENMDILKREFNL; encoded by the coding sequence ATGATTCAACTAAACGACGCAGTAATGTGCGAAATCGAAAAAGTCAGCGAAGTTTCTCAATACCTATGGCAACGCGAGTGGGCTGAACGTAACGGCGGTAACATCTCGGTTGATGTCACTGATCTCTTTGACGAAATTCCATCCGTTGATGCGCCAGTAAAAGCGCTACCGCTACAACTACCGATGGAAAGCGCAGGGCGTATTTATTACGTAAAAGGGACTGGTCAACGTATTCGCGAACTGCGCGACCCACAATACGCTGGTTGTGTTCTGCAAATCAATGCAGCAGCCAACGGCTACCAAATTCTTTGGGGCGGTAAAGCAAGTGCAGATTTTGCTCCAACCTCTGAATTCATCAGCCACATTAAAATCCTGGTTGAGAAGAGAAAAGCGGGCTCTGACCACAGATCCGTGGTTCATACTCACCCACTAGAGCTGATTGCGCTATCTCATCATCCTGATATCTCAAAAAGCAGTGAGCTATTTACTCATACTTGCTGGAAAATGTTGCCAGAAGTTCGTGCATTCGTACCTCGCGGTATCGGTATGATTCCTTACTGCCTACCTTCATCGGAAGAGTTAGCAGACGGCACTACAGCAGCACTATTAGTTAATGACGTAGCGATTTGGGAAAAACACGGTGCAACCGCATCTGGCGCCGACGTGCTGCAAGCATTCGACTATATCGATGTAGCGAACAAAGGGGCAAAACTGTACCTGATGTGTACTGCGGCAGGCTATGAACCAGAAGGCGTGACCAAAGAAAATATGGACATTTTGAAGCGCGAATTCAATCTGTAA